One region of Flavobacterium pisciphilum genomic DNA includes:
- the cyoE gene encoding heme o synthase gives MDATQNTLSLKSIFNDFKEITKAGLAVSVLFSSIAGYLLGFDDKHPFQWTVLLILAIGGYCMVGASNAFNQVIEKDLDALMDRTKNRPVPSGRMSPKVALFVASLLTIIGLTLLYTINPKTAMFGAISIFLYTSVYTPLKTVTSLSVFVGAFPGAIPFMLGWVAATGDFGIEAGTLFLIQFFWQFPHFWAIGWFLYEDYERAGFFMLPTGKKDKGTALQVILYTVWLIVASLLPALGYTGKLFITPIAAILVFLLGVWMLVYAVRLYKLRTAKAARTLMLVSVSYITLLQLIYILDKFLR, from the coding sequence TTGGACGCAACACAAAATACACTTTCACTCAAATCTATTTTTAATGATTTCAAAGAAATCACAAAAGCAGGACTCGCTGTAAGTGTTTTGTTTTCTTCAATAGCAGGTTATTTACTTGGTTTTGATGACAAACATCCTTTTCAATGGACAGTACTTCTAATTTTAGCAATTGGAGGATATTGTATGGTAGGGGCTTCAAATGCCTTTAATCAAGTTATCGAAAAAGATCTGGATGCCTTAATGGACAGAACAAAGAATCGACCAGTTCCTTCAGGAAGAATGTCTCCAAAAGTGGCTTTGTTTGTAGCGAGCTTACTTACAATTATTGGATTAACTTTACTTTATACAATCAATCCAAAAACAGCAATGTTTGGGGCGATTTCCATATTTTTATATACCAGTGTTTATACCCCATTAAAGACAGTAACATCGTTATCAGTTTTTGTTGGAGCTTTTCCTGGTGCAATTCCATTTATGTTAGGATGGGTTGCAGCAACAGGAGATTTTGGTATAGAAGCAGGAACGCTTTTCTTAATTCAGTTTTTCTGGCAATTCCCTCATTTTTGGGCGATTGGCTGGTTTTTGTATGAAGATTATGAAAGAGCAGGATTTTTTATGCTCCCTACAGGAAAAAAAGATAAAGGAACTGCATTGCAGGTTATTTTGTATACGGTATGGCTTATAGTGGCATCATTATTACCAGCTTTAGGATATACAGGTAAATTGTTTATTACGCCAATAGCGGCAATTTTAGTGTTCTTATTGGGTGTTTGGATGTTGGTTTATGCCGTTCGTTTGTATAAGCTGAGAACAGCCAAAGCAGCAAGAACATTAATGTTGGTAAGTGTTTCTTATATTACCTTGTTGCAGTTGATTTATATATTAGATAAATTTTTAAGATAG
- a CDS encoding cytochrome c oxidase subunit 3: protein MEMTMTADENRARSAKSSKLILLFAMVSMTMMFAGLTSAFVVSKSRTDWLKDFQLPPAFFYSTLVIIGCSVTFHLAKKAMQKDNRTATTNLLLTTLALGILFVILQFVGFGQIVANGYYFTGAESTITTTFLYVVTVTHLFHLAGGIISLLVIIYNHFKQKYNSTQTLGIELGAMYWHFLDFLWVYLFLFLYFFK from the coding sequence ATGGAAATGACAATGACAGCAGATGAAAATAGAGCTAGGAGCGCTAAGTCATCTAAATTAATTTTATTGTTTGCAATGGTTAGTATGACCATGATGTTTGCAGGACTTACAAGTGCTTTTGTGGTTAGTAAGTCAAGAACCGATTGGTTGAAGGATTTTCAATTACCTCCAGCATTTTTTTATAGTACATTGGTTATTATAGGTTGCAGCGTTACTTTTCATTTAGCGAAAAAGGCAATGCAAAAAGATAATAGAACAGCTACAACTAACTTACTTTTGACTACATTAGCATTAGGAATTTTGTTTGTGATTTTACAGTTTGTTGGATTTGGACAAATCGTAGCAAATGGGTATTATTTTACAGGAGCTGAGAGTACAATAACAACAACTTTCTTGTATGTTGTAACAGTTACACACTTATTTCACTTAGCTGGAGGGATTATTTCTCTTTTAGTTATTATTTATAATCATTTTAAACAGAAATACAATTCGACTCAAACTCTTGGAATAGAACTAGGTGCAATGTACTGGCACTTTCTTGATTTCTTGTGGGTCTATTTATTTTTATTTTTATATTTCTTTAAATAA